From Phragmites australis chromosome 5, lpPhrAust1.1, whole genome shotgun sequence, a single genomic window includes:
- the LOC133920100 gene encoding actin-related protein 2/3 complex subunit 1B-like, giving the protein MATAAVAIHQFAECITCHAWSPDQSMIAFCPNNNEVHIYKFFTDKWEKLHVLSKHDQIVSGIDWSRSSNKIVTVSHDRNSYVWTQEGSDWVPTLVILKLNRAALCVQWSPKENKFAVGSGAKSVCICYYEQENNWWISKVIRKRHESSVTSLAWHPNNIYLATTSTDGKCRVFSTFIKGVDTRVSQSNTLANSKFGEQIAQLDLSSTWTFGVKWSPSGKTLAYAGHNSMIYFIDDVETSPAAQNLALRDLPLRDVLFASECMLIGVGFDCNPMIFAADETGLWSFVRFLDERKVTPSTSKASQLSEALGKLYGQSKQGTSDTVEPTKPRGGAHENCITCIVPLQKGSQSTIKRFSTSGLDGKIVLWDLENHITIAK; this is encoded by the exons atggcgacggcggcggtggcgatcCACCAGTTCGCCGAGTGCATCACCTGCCACGCCTGGAGCCCCGACCAATCCA TGATCGCCTTTTGTCCAAACAACAATGAGGtgcatatttataaatttttcacaGACAAGTGGGAGAAACTTCATGTTCTTTCAAAG CACGATCAAATAGTATCTGGAATAGATTGGAGTAGATCATCCAACAAAATTGTAACAGTTTCACATGATAGAAATTC ATATGTTTGGACACAAGAAGGATCTGATTGGGTGCCTACACTCGTTATTCTCAAGCTAAATCGTGCAGCTTTATGTGTTCAATGGAGCCCAAAAG AAAATAAGTTTGCTGTGGGAAGTGGTGCTAAGTCTGTGTGCATTTGCTActatgaacaagaaaacaactG GTGGATTAGCAAGGTTATTAGGAAAAGGCATGAATCTTCTGTCACTAGTCTCGCATGGCATCCGAACAAT ATATATCTTGCAACAACGTCTACTGATGGTAAATGCAGAGTATTCTCTACTTTCATTAAGGGTGTGGATACAAG GGTATCGCAATCAAACACTTTGGCCAATTCGAAATTCGGAGAG CAAATTGCTCAGCTTGACCTATCATCTACCTGGACATTTGGTGTAAAGTGGTCACCAAGTGGAAAAACATTGGCCTATGCAG GGCACAATTCCATGATCTATTTCATTGATGATGTTGAAACGTCTCCTGCTGCACAAAATTTGGCACTGCGTGATCTGCCTCTCCGTGAT GTTCTTTTTGCCTCTGAGTGCATGTTGATCGGTGTTGGATTTGACTGCAATCCTATGATATTCGCTGCAGATGAGACTGGACTTTG GAGTTTTGTAAGATTCTTGGATGAAAGGAAAGTTACTCCATCAACTTCAAAAGCATCACAG CTATCTGAAGCCCTCGGGAAGCTATATGGCCAATCAAAGCAAGGGACAAGTGACACTGTTGAACCAACGAAACCTCGTGGTGGTGCCCATGAGAACTGCATAAC TTGCATCGTACCATTGCAAAAAGGAAGTCAGAGTACTATCAAACGGTTCAGCACTTCAG GATTGGACGGTAAGATTGTGCTATGGGATTTGGAAAATCACATCACCATTGCAAAATAG